The following are encoded together in the Capsulimonas corticalis genome:
- a CDS encoding gluconate 2-dehydrogenase subunit 3 family protein, translating into MSAIFTPLEVRTLRAAINQIIPPDDFPGGWDAGVGDYLERLLGSDFKLLSIYRQGLHGMDSAAKDAYGKEFEFLSPEEQYGFLNRVAQGQIPGQWEIAPEEFFPMLVGHVMEGYYADPGNGGNKDGVVWRMMGYEVTV; encoded by the coding sequence ATGAGCGCAATCTTCACCCCACTGGAAGTCCGCACGCTTCGCGCCGCGATCAACCAAATTATTCCCCCGGACGATTTCCCCGGCGGCTGGGACGCCGGCGTCGGCGATTATTTGGAGCGGCTGCTGGGAAGCGATTTTAAACTGTTATCGATATATCGACAAGGGCTTCATGGAATGGACTCCGCCGCCAAGGACGCATACGGCAAGGAGTTTGAGTTCTTATCCCCAGAAGAACAGTACGGTTTCCTGAACCGCGTGGCGCAGGGACAAATCCCCGGTCAGTGGGAAATCGCCCCGGAGGAATTTTTCCCCATGCTGGTCGGGCATGTGATGGAAGGGTATTACGCCGATCCCGGCAACGGCGGCAACAAAGACGGCGTCGTATGGCGCATGATGGGCTATGAGGTGACGGTATGA